The sequence CGAAACCGCCGACCGCGCAGCCGCCGGTCTGGGCCTGGCCGTACAGATCGAGGACGGCCTGCGCGAGACGGACTTCGGCGTCTGGGAAGGCCTGACCTTCGCCGAGGTACGGCAGCGCCACCCGGACGACATGAACGCCTGGCTGGGTTCACCCGACGCCGAACCGACCGGCGGCGGCGAGAGTTTCGAGGCGGTCGCCCGACGCGTGGCGGCGGCCCGCGACAGACTCCTCGCGGAGTACGCGGGCCGCACCGTGCTCCTCGTCTCGCACGTGACACCGATCAAGACTCTGCTCAGGCTGGCCCTGGGCGCCCCACCGGAAGCCCTGTTCCGCATGGAACTGTCGGCCGCGTCGCTCTCGGCGGTGGCGTACTACGCGGACGGCAACGCGAGTGTGAAGTCGCTCAACGAGACGTCTGCGTTGCGCTGAGCCGCTCGGTGCCTTGATGCGACCGGTCGCCGGTCGCTGGTCGGGTGCGGGCCGGTCGCGCAGTTCTCCGCGACCCTACGGGGCGCTCAAGAGGCCAGGGCCGCCGCCTCGCGGGCCAGCTTTTCCACCCGTCCCCAGTCGCCGGAGGCGATCGCGTCCGCCGGGAGCATCCAGCTTCCGCCCACGCACAGGACGTTCGGCAGCGCGAGGTACTCCGGTGCGACGGCGGGGCCGATACCTCCCGTCGGGCAGAAGCGGGCCTGCGGAAGCGGCCCGGCCAGCGACTTGAGATACGCCGTGCCGCCGGCCGCCTGCGCCGGGAAGAACTTCATGTCGTGCACCCCGCGCTCCAGCAGCGCCACGACCTCCGACGTCGTCGAGACCCCCGGCAGGAACGGCACCCCGGACGCCTTCATCGCGTCGAGCAGCGTGTCCGTCCAGCCGGGGCTGACGAGGAAGCGCGCCCCGGCGGCCACGCAGTCCGCCACCTGGGCGGGAGAGATGACCGTGCCCGCACCGACCACCGCGCCCGGCACCTCGCCGGCGATGGCCCGGATCGCGTCGAGCGCCACCGGCGTCCGCAGCGTCACCTCGATCGCGGGCAGCCCGCCCGCGACGAGCGCCCGAGCCAGCGGCACGGCGTCCGAGACGTCCTCGACGACGACCACGGGCACGACGGGCGCGAGTTCGAGCACGGACGAGGACAGCGGCGACGGGGACAGCGGCGACGAGGCCGACGGCGAAGGCGAAGACATGCCGTCATCCTGCCTTCGACACGCAGCATGCGCAAAGGTCATTGCGCACGCTGCAACAAGCCTGCGGTGGAGGTGATGCCGATCGCTCAGTGGCCCGTCTCGGTGCGCCCCGTCTCAGTGGACCTCGTCCACCAACACGTCCAGCATCCACGGCCTGCCCGCCCCGGCCGACGGCGCCGCCTCCACCACGTACCCGAGGTCGCGCAACGCCTCCACCAGCTCCGCGGGCCCCGAGGGAGCAGCCCCGGTCTCCATCAGGCTCCGTACGATGCGCCCCTTGGTCGCCTTGTTGAAGTGGCTGACGACCTTCCGGGTCGGCGCGTGCAGCACCCGTACGCTCGCCGTCCGTCCCGCGACCTCGCCCTTCGGCTTCCACGCGCCCGCGTACGCCGCCGACCGCAGGTCCAGTACGAGCCCGCTCCCGGCGACCTCGGGCAGCACGGCGGCCATCGGCGCACGCCAGTGCGAGCCGAGCGCCCCGACGCCGGGCAGTCTCACCCCCATCGAGCAGCGGTACGAGGGAATCCGGTCCGTCACCCGGACCGCGCCCCACAGCCCCGAGAAGACGAGCAGCGACCGCGCCGCCCGCCGCTTGCCCGCGGTGTCGAGGGAGGCCAGGTCCAGGGCGTCGTACAGCACACCCGTGTAGATCTCCCCGGCGGGCCGGGCCCCCGCGGTCCGCAGCTCCGTGTTCTTGGCGATCTCGCCGCGCAGTCCCTCGCTCAGCCCGAGGACCTCGCGCGCCTTCTCCTCGTCGGCCGCGCACAGCTCGACCAGCTCGTCGAGAACCGCCTGCCGCGCCCCGGAGAGCCCCGGCAACGACAGCGACTCCGCCTTCAACGGCGCGCCCCGCCCGGAGGGAGCCTTTCCTTCGGACGGCGGCAACAACACGAGCACGGCGGTTCTCCCTGGGGCTTTCGGTACGTACGAGGAGCACCCGCAAGCCTACGGGGTGCCGCCCGCCCCACCCCGTCCTACGCTCGTCGTGTGCCCCGCCGCCAGATACGTGTGACCGGTGCAGCCGAGGCCCCGCTGCGGGCCCCTCTGCAGGCCGCGCTGCGCGCGCTGCGAACCGAACTCGGGGTGCCCGGGGAGTTCCCGCCCGCGGTGCTCGCCGAGGCCGCGCGGGCCGCCCGCGAGCCACGGCTGCCGGACCGCGGTGCGACGGCCGACGCGACGGACATCCCCTTCTTCACCGTCGACCCGCCCACGTCCACCGACCTCGACCAGGCGATGCACCTCTCACGCCGCCCGCACGGCTATCGGGTGCGGTACGCGATCGCCGACGTCGCCGCGTTCGTCGTGCCCGGAGCGGCCCTGGACGCCGAGGCCCACCGACGGGTCACCACGCTCTACTTCCCGGACGGGAAGACCCCGCTGCACCCGCCGGTACTGAGCGAGGGCACAGCCAGCCTGCTCCCCGACGAGACCCGCCCCACCGTCCTGTGGACGATCGACCTGGACACCGACGGCGGCCCCACCGCGACCGACGTCCGCCGCGCCCTGGTCCGCAGCCGGGCCAAGCTCGACTACGAGGGCGTACAGAGGCAGATCGACGCGGGCACCGCCGACGAGCCCCTGGCCCTCCTCAAGGACATCGGGCTCCTGCGCGAGCAGCGGGAGGCGGACCGTGGCGGCATCTCCCTCGACGTCCCCGAACAGGAGATCGTCGAACGCGACGGCACGTACGAGCTGGGCTATCGCGCCCCGCTCCCCGCCGAGGGCTGGAACGCGCAGATCTCCCTCCTCACCGGCATGGCCGCCGCCGAGCTGATGCTCGCGCACGGCACCGGCATCCTGCGGACGCTCCCGGCCGCCCCCGACGGCGCGGTCGGTCGGCTGCGCCGTACCGCGCGGGCACTGCGCATCGACTGGCCGCACCACGTGTCGTACGCGGCGCTCATCCGCTCCCTGGACCCGCACCGGCCGCACCACGCGGCCTTCCTCCAGGAGTGCACGACACTGCTGCGGGGCGCCGGCTACACCCCCTTCCGGGACGGAGCCGTCCCCGGCATCACCACGCACGCCGCCGTCGCCGCGCCCTACACCCACTGCACGGCCCCGCTGCGGCGCCTCGTCGACCGGTACGCGTCCGAACTGGCCCTGGCAGCCGCCGCGGGCGAGACCCCGCCCGAGTGGGTGCTCGCCGCGCTGGACGACCTGCCCGCACGGATGGCGGAGGGCACCCGCAGGGCGGGCCAGGCCGAGCGCGGGTGCGTCGACATCGTCGAGGCGGCCCTCCTCGAGGACCGCGTCGGCGAACTCTTCGACGGCACCGTCGTGGACGTACAGGAACGTGAACCCGGCGTGGGAACCGTCCAGTTGGAGACTCCCGCGGTCGTCGCCCGCATCGAGAGCGGGAACGGGGCGGCACTGCCGCTGGGGGAGCGGCTGCGGGTCCGCCTCACCCGGGCCGACCCGGCGACGGCGAAGGTGCTGTTCGCTCCCGCGTGAGCGGAGCGGGCTGTGCGGCGGCGGGCTGTGCGGCCGTGGGCTGTACGGAGGCGGGCTGTGCGGCGGCGGACTGTACGGCCTCGCGTATCGCGCGCGCCAGCACGTCGGACTCATCGGCGTGGAAGCGGATCAGCCGTACGTCCTGGGGGCGCCCGAGGAAGGTGAAGTGCCGCACCGGGGTGGCCAGTTCGAGGGTGATCGTGGTCTGCGCGGCGACGGCCAGATCGAGCCGGCCCTCGGTCCGCTCGTGCGTGGTGACCAACTCGCGCCGCACGGAGGCGATCGCGGAGAGCGGGACGAGCAGATCGACATGGGCGGCCCGGCGGACGCGCAGGACCGTGTCACCGAGGACGTGCGGACGGGTCACGGACGCCGCGTGCATACCGACGACGAGCAGCAGCGTGTAGACGTCGAGGCCGAGCACGACCCGGTGCACCGCGGGATGGTTCCGCAGGAGCACCGCCATACAGGCGCTCTCCAGGACGCACACGAAGCCGACCCCGAACATCATCGCGCCCTGCCCCCGGGTGTACCCGAAGGCCCGCCCCCGCCCGACGCCGTGCTGGCGCCGGGCCACCCACCGGGCGATGCTCGCCAGCAGCCGCACCTCGTGCGCGACGAGCCGCCGTACGGCCCTCATCGCCCACGCTCCAGGCGCGTACGCCTCACCTGCCCGGGCTCCGGGCGTGCCCGCTGCACGAGGAGCCGGATCGTCCGCAGGACCGCGGCGGACTGCGCGGGCGGGAAGTCGTCGAGGAAGGCGCTCAGGAAGCCGCCGCTGCCGTTCGCCTCGGGCCCGTCCGGGTCGAGGTCGGCCAGGCCCATGCCGGCCAGGGCCTCGTCAGGAAGGCACTCGGCGAGGGCGTGGGCGGTCTCCTCGACGCGCGGGTCGGCCGGGTCGGCGTCCGCGAGCGCGTCCAGCAGCGCGTACGCCGCGTGGGTCCGTTCCAGTGCGCCCGGCACTTCGGCGGTGGCGCGCAGTGCCGACAGCAGACGTTCCCGGTCCTTCGGGGCCGCGACCGTTTCGAGGAGAGCGATCATCTCGCGGTCCTTGGCAGCGATCGCCGGTTCCGGATCACGCGTCAACTCGCCGAACACGGCGGCGAGTTCGGGGGAGACCGGACCTTCGGCGGGCATCCGGCCGCCGTCGAGCAGGGCGTGCAGCCGCAGCCGCCTCGCCCGGATCGCCGCCTCCTGCCGCGCCAGGTCCTCGTCGAGTTCCGCGAGCACCTCGGCGAGGTCGCGGCCGGCGTCGTCCGCGAGGACGTCCCGCACCTCGGTGAGACCGAGCCCCAGCTCGGTCAGCCGCCTGATCCGGGCGAGCGCGACGGCGTGCCGCAGTCCGTAGTCGCGGTAGCCGTTGGGCCGCCGCTCGGGCTCGGGCAGCAGCCCGAGATGGTGGTAGTGCCGCACGGTCCGCGTCGTGACGCCGACGGCCGCGGCGAGTTCTCCGATCCGCATGCCCTCAGTAGAAACGTTGACGTTGCGGCAGGGTCAAGCGAGGCCGAACGAGGGCGCGCCGCAGCGGGGCATGGAAACGTGCCACGCGGGTGTTGCACCTCTCGGGACCGGAGAAGGTGGATGTGCCATGGGGGCAACAGGTGAGTGTGAAGGTACATACGGCCGGGCGTGAGCAGGCCGTCTGGACCAGGGCGACCCTCGGCAGCTCGGGCCGGCCGCTCGACCTGCTGACGGCCAGGTTCGACCGCCACCGGTACGCGCCCCACGCGCACGACGAGTTCACCGTCGGAGTCTGCGTCGCGGGCGCGGAGATCATCGACTACCGCGGCGGGCGGATCCGCCCGGGCCCCGGCTCGATCGTGGTCCTGGGCCCCGGCGAGGTGCACACGGGCGGCCCGGCCGCGCTCGACGACGGCTACGCATATCGCGCCCTGTACGCGGAGGTCCCCCTCCTCACCGAGGGCACCCTGGGCTTCCCCGACTTCCGCGAACCGCTCCTCGACGACCCCGAGCTGGCCGCCGCCCTGCGCCTCACGCACACCGAACTCAGTCTCTGCCCGGACCCCCTGGAGACCGAGTCGCGCATACCGTGGCTGCTCACGGCCCTGGCCCGCCGCCATTCCACGGCCCGCCACGTGAGCGACACGATCCCGGGCGCGGGCCGCGTGGCGGAGGCGGTACGCGACCGCCTGGCCGACGAACTCCTCGCCCCGCCCTCCCTCGCGGCCCTGGCAGCGGACCTCGGCCTGTCCCGCTACCAGCTCCTGCGTGCCTTCCGTACGAGCATGGGGATGCCTCCGTACGCCTGGCTGGCCCAGTACCGGGTGAACCGTGCCCGGTGCCTGCTGGAGTCGGGCCACCGCCCCGCCGAGACGGCCGCTCTCGTGGGCTTCGCGGACCAGGCGCACCTGACACGCTGGTTCCGGCGGGTACTGGGGGTCACTCCGGCGGCGTACCGCAACAGCGTTCAAGACGTCCGCCGATGATCCGGCCGAGACTGCGCGCATGACTGCACGCGGCTGGTTCCTCTTCTCCCTCATGGGAGTGCTCTGGGGCATCCCCTATCTGATGATCAAAGTGGCGGTGGACGGTGGCATGTCCGCGTCCATGGTGGTGTTCGCGCGCTGTGCGCTGGGCGCGGCACTGCTCCTGCCCTTCGCCCTCCGCCAGGGCAACCTGATCGGAGTCGTACGAGACCACTGGCGCCCCATGCTGGCCTTCGCGTGCATAGAGATCATCGGCCCCTGGTGGACCCTGACCGACGCCGAACGCCATCTCTCCAGCTCGACGGCGGGCCTGCTGATCGCGGGCGTACCGATAGTCGGCGTCCTTCTGGCCCGCTTCTTCGGCGACACGGAACGCCTCGGCGCCCGCCGCACGGCAGGCCTGGCGCTGGGCCTGGGCGGGGTGGCGGTCCTCACGATCCCGCACCTGACGGGCGGCGACGCCCGCTCTCTCACGGAGATGCTGATAACGGTGGTGGGCTACGCGACGGCCCCCTTGATCATGGCCCGCTACCTGCGGGCGGTCCCGACCCTGCAACTGATAGCCCCCTGCCTGCTCCTGTCAGCCTTGGTGTACGCCCCGGCGGCGATCCTGCAATGGCCCTCGACGCCCCCCTCCCTCCCCGTCCTGGCCTCCCTCGCGGGGCTGGGCGTGATCTGCACGGCGCTCGCGTTCGTCGCCTTCCTGGAACTGATCAAGGAGGCGGGACCGACCCGCGCGGTGGTCTTCACGTACGTCAACCCGGCGGTGGCGGTGACGGCGGGCGTGCTGCTGCTGGACGAGGAGCTGACCCCCGGAACGGTGGCGGCCTTCGCCCTGATCCTGCTGGGCTCGTTCCTGGCGACGGCATCGGGACGGCGGCGGGGCGAACGCCCGGTAGCATGGTCGACACGGCAGACGAGCCGGGCGGACGGCCGCGTGAAGTCCCCTTCGGGGGTGCTTCCCGAGGAACGTCCGGGCTCCACAGGGCAGGGTGGTGGCTAACGGCCACCCGGGGTGACCCGCGGGACAGTGCCACAGAAAACAAACCGCCCGGGACTTCGGTCCCGGGTAAGGGTGAAACGGTGGTGTAAGAGACCACCAGCGCCTGAGGTGACTCAGGCGGCTAGGTAAACCCCACCCGGAGCAAGGTCAAAAGGAGCGCTGTAAAAGGCGCTCTGCGAGGACGTTCGAGGGCTGCCCGCCCGAGTCCCCGGGTAGACCGCACGAGGCCGGCGGCAACGCCGGCCCTAGATGGATGGCCGTCTCCCCGGCCGCCGCGAGGCAGCCGGGCGACAGAACCCGGCGTACAGCCCGACTCGTCTGCCGCTCCACGTGTCCGCAGGTCAGCTGGGCGACTCTGCGGACAGGAGCGGTCAGGAACGGTCCGTCAGCGGGTGGAAGTGGCCCGCTGTTCCTTCAGGGCCGCGCAGTTCGAGCCTGTGATCTGTACGTACACGTTGCTGATGTTGCCGCCCCAGTCGATGCAGTGGCCCTTGCCGTACACGTACGCCGGGCCCGCGTACGACGTGTACTGGCCGGAGTCGCCGGCGCTCTCGTCGGTGTCCGGGACGTAGACGTACGCGGACATGTCCACGGCGGCGCCCGGGTTGTTGCGGATGGTCGCGACACAGTTCTGGCCGTTCGCGGCGTTGTACGTCAGGTAGACGGTGCCCAGCGAGCCGACGACCGCGGAGTTCACTGTCTTGTAGGCGTTTCCGCAGACCTTCTGCGGCGTGGTGTTGGGCGCGGCCGAGGCGGGGACCGCCAGCGCGGTCGTGGTCCCCACGGCCAGGGCGGCGAACGCGGCAGCGGTCAGGACGGAACGGCTGAATCTCATGGTTCCCCCGTGTGGTCTGCGATCTCTGGTCCGAGATGTGTGTTCTGAGATCTGAGAGGAGTCTCCGCCGCCGGACCGACTTGCTGCAAAGCTTTCAATGAGGGGCAAATAGTCGGCCGTTCCCGAGGAGAACTTCTGATGCGCAGCGTGACCTGTTCGATGAACGTCTCGCTCGACGGTTACATCGTCGGACCGGACGGCGGTCTCGACTGGCCGGGACCCGACGAGGTGGTCTTTCGCTCCTGGATCGACGAGATCCGAGAGGTCGACGTCCATCTGCTGGGACGGCGGCTGTACGAGACGATGCTGTTCTGGGAGACGGCCGACCAGGATCCCTCGCTCGACGACTCCAAGCGTGAGTGGGCCGCGCTCTGGAACGCTCTTCCGAAAGTGGTGTTCTCCACCACGCTGGCCGCGGTGCAGGGCAATGCCCGTCTGGCCTCCGGCAGCCTGGCTGAGGAGATCGAGCGGTTGCGGGCCGAGCCGGGGGAGGGCGACATCGCGATCGGCGGCGCGGCGCTCGCCGCCGAGGCCGCCGCGTCGGGGCTGATCGACGAGTACCGGTCCAGGGTCTGCCCGTTGCTCGTCGGCGGTGGCACTCCGTTCTTTCCCCGGAGTGAGCGCCGAGTGGATCTCGAACTCGTCGAGAACCGCGTCGTCGGTTCGGCGGGACTCGTCCTTCTCCGGCACCGCGTGGTGCGCTAGCCGGAGCGAGGCAGGCAGCACAGGCGACGGCCGGCGTCAGGGCGGCCGTCGCCTGTGACAGGTCGTTCGGGTGCGGGTGTGTCAGGGAGCTACCGCGCGGCCGGTCGTCGGGGAGATCTTCCCGGCGCACAGGCCGCGGGCTGCCAGGCCCCGCGCGATACGCGGGACGGCGGCGAGCGAGTTGGCTGCCCAGTCGTGCATGAGGATGACCTGGCCGTTGCCGAGCCGTCCGGCGGCCTGCACGATGGCGTCCGCGCTGGCGTTGTTCCAGTCCTGTGAGTCCACGTCCCAGATGATCTCGGTCAGGCCGTACTTGGCCTCGACCGCCCTCACCGTCGCGTTGGTCTCGCCGTACGGCGGCCGGAACAGTTTCGGCGTACCGCCGCCCGCGGCCGCGATCGCCTGCTGGGTCCGCGAGATCTCCGAGTCGATCTGCGACTGGCCGAGCTGGGGCAGATGCGGGTGGGTGTAACTGTGGTTGCCGACCCACATGCCCGCGTTGACCTGCGCCTGTACCCGGGACGGGTTGGCGGCGGCGTACTGGCCCTGGTTGAACATCGTGGCCCGCAGCCCGTTCTGCGTGAGCGCGTTGAGCAGGGCCGGTGTGGCGGCGGACGGGCCGTCGTCGTAG is a genomic window of Streptomyces sp. NBC_00414 containing:
- the eda gene encoding bifunctional 4-hydroxy-2-oxoglutarate aldolase/2-dehydro-3-deoxy-phosphogluconate aldolase, which encodes MSSPSPSASSPLSPSPLSSSVLELAPVVPVVVVEDVSDAVPLARALVAGGLPAIEVTLRTPVALDAIRAIAGEVPGAVVGAGTVISPAQVADCVAAGARFLVSPGWTDTLLDAMKASGVPFLPGVSTTSEVVALLERGVHDMKFFPAQAAGGTAYLKSLAGPLPQARFCPTGGIGPAVAPEYLALPNVLCVGGSWMLPADAIASGDWGRVEKLAREAAALAS
- the yaaA gene encoding peroxide stress protein YaaA, which produces MLVLLPPSEGKAPSGRGAPLKAESLSLPGLSGARQAVLDELVELCAADEEKAREVLGLSEGLRGEIAKNTELRTAGARPAGEIYTGVLYDALDLASLDTAGKRRAARSLLVFSGLWGAVRVTDRIPSYRCSMGVRLPGVGALGSHWRAPMAAVLPEVAGSGLVLDLRSAAYAGAWKPKGEVAGRTASVRVLHAPTRKVVSHFNKATKGRIVRSLMETGAAPSGPAELVEALRDLGYVVEAAPSAGAGRPWMLDVLVDEVH
- a CDS encoding RNB domain-containing ribonuclease, producing the protein MPRRQIRVTGAAEAPLRAPLQAALRALRTELGVPGEFPPAVLAEAARAAREPRLPDRGATADATDIPFFTVDPPTSTDLDQAMHLSRRPHGYRVRYAIADVAAFVVPGAALDAEAHRRVTTLYFPDGKTPLHPPVLSEGTASLLPDETRPTVLWTIDLDTDGGPTATDVRRALVRSRAKLDYEGVQRQIDAGTADEPLALLKDIGLLREQREADRGGISLDVPEQEIVERDGTYELGYRAPLPAEGWNAQISLLTGMAAAELMLAHGTGILRTLPAAPDGAVGRLRRTARALRIDWPHHVSYAALIRSLDPHRPHHAAFLQECTTLLRGAGYTPFRDGAVPGITTHAAVAAPYTHCTAPLRRLVDRYASELALAAAAGETPPEWVLAALDDLPARMAEGTRRAGQAERGCVDIVEAALLEDRVGELFDGTVVDVQEREPGVGTVQLETPAVVARIESGNGAALPLGERLRVRLTRADPATAKVLFAPA
- a CDS encoding MerR family transcriptional regulator, which gives rise to MRIGELAAAVGVTTRTVRHYHHLGLLPEPERRPNGYRDYGLRHAVALARIRRLTELGLGLTEVRDVLADDAGRDLAEVLAELDEDLARQEAAIRARRLRLHALLDGGRMPAEGPVSPELAAVFGELTRDPEPAIAAKDREMIALLETVAAPKDRERLLSALRATAEVPGALERTHAAYALLDALADADPADPRVEETAHALAECLPDEALAGMGLADLDPDGPEANGSGGFLSAFLDDFPPAQSAAVLRTIRLLVQRARPEPGQVRRTRLERGR
- a CDS encoding AraC family transcriptional regulator, whose amino-acid sequence is MSVKVHTAGREQAVWTRATLGSSGRPLDLLTARFDRHRYAPHAHDEFTVGVCVAGAEIIDYRGGRIRPGPGSIVVLGPGEVHTGGPAALDDGYAYRALYAEVPLLTEGTLGFPDFREPLLDDPELAAALRLTHTELSLCPDPLETESRIPWLLTALARRHSTARHVSDTIPGAGRVAEAVRDRLADELLAPPSLAALAADLGLSRYQLLRAFRTSMGMPPYAWLAQYRVNRARCLLESGHRPAETAALVGFADQAHLTRWFRRVLGVTPAAYRNSVQDVRR
- a CDS encoding spore-associated protein translates to MRFSRSVLTAAAFAALAVGTTTALAVPASAAPNTTPQKVCGNAYKTVNSAVVGSLGTVYLTYNAANGQNCVATIRNNPGAAVDMSAYVYVPDTDESAGDSGQYTSYAGPAYVYGKGHCIDWGGNISNVYVQITGSNCAALKEQRATSTR
- a CDS encoding dihydrofolate reductase family protein, with the protein product MRSVTCSMNVSLDGYIVGPDGGLDWPGPDEVVFRSWIDEIREVDVHLLGRRLYETMLFWETADQDPSLDDSKREWAALWNALPKVVFSTTLAAVQGNARLASGSLAEEIERLRAEPGEGDIAIGGAALAAEAAASGLIDEYRSRVCPLLVGGGTPFFPRSERRVDLELVENRVVGSAGLVLLRHRVVR
- a CDS encoding polysaccharide deacetylase family protein, with product MSTRTRTRARVRARARARARQRPAYATRRLTTTLAAVALAAAGTLTANAVPAQATSATAATAAACNGYVGLTYDDGPSAATPALLNALTQNGLRATMFNQGQYAAANPSRVQAQVNAGMWVGNHSYTHPHLPQLGQSQIDSEISRTQQAIAAAGGGTPKLFRPPYGETNATVRAVEAKYGLTEIIWDVDSQDWNNASADAIVQAAGRLGNGQVILMHDWAANSLAAVPRIARGLAARGLCAGKISPTTGRAVAP